A genomic segment from Echeneis naucrates chromosome 20, fEcheNa1.1, whole genome shotgun sequence encodes:
- the LOC115061336 gene encoding serine/threonine-protein kinase H1-like: protein MGCGNSKVLPEASKRSYVSVVQSLVAFSKACDDDDGPTKCLQKQKGSWFSANTKRHQPGSHRQQQIVRDGRERDKAVTYKDKFDQRVTARYDIKALIGRGSFSRVVRVEHRATRQPFAIKMMETEAPQGREVCASELAVLQRVSHDNVIQLIEVFQFPQRVYMVLELATGGELLERVVSRGHFTERDATRALRMVLAGVGYLHRLGIAHRDLKPENLLYYHPGPDSRLLVTDFGLATFGGTSTGCELSAADVSGGRCQTSWSLTTTCGTPEYLAPEVLLRKPYTCAVDMWALGVIAYIVLSGSMPFEDDSRTRLYRSIVRGKFSFHGDPWPSVSNLAKDFIQRLLALDSATRLTADQAIRHSWVVTMAASSSTRNLHRSISQNLRHRASRSSSRCASSTASFCDANSGGLGKLNTSGKKTKNKSSIWTDSALESRTESSQRAPGTSVPSG from the exons ATGGGCTGTGGGAACAGTAAGGTGCTGCCCGAGGCATCCAAGAGGAGCTATGTAAGCGTGGTGCAGTCACTTGTGGCCTTCAGCAAAgcatgtgatgatgatgatgggccAACAAAGTGTCTGCAGAAGCAAAAGGGCTCGTGGTTCTCCGCCAACACTAAGCGCCATCAGCCAGGATCACACAGGCAACAGCAGATTGTCAGAGATGGACGAGAGCGGGACAAAGCTGTCACGTATAAAGACAAATTTGACCAGCGTGTGACAGCAAG ATACGACATCAAGGCCCTGATCGGTCGTGGCAGCTTCAGCCGTGTTGTGCGCGTGGAGCACAGGGCGACCCGCCAGCCCTTCGCCATAAAAATGATGGAGACAGAAGCCCCCCAGGGCCGAGAAGTGTGCGCCTCGGAGCTGGCGGTGCTGCAGCGGGTGAGCCACGATAATGTGATTCAGCTGATTGAGGTGTTTCAGTTTCCGCAGCGGGTTTACATGGTGCTGGAGCTGGCGACAGGTGGGGAGCTGCTGGAGCGCGTTGTCAGCAGGGGCCACTTCACAGAGCGGGACGCCACCCGGGCCCTCCGGATGGTGTTGGCCGGGGTGGGATACCTGCACAGGCTGGGGATCGCCCACAGAGATTTGAAGCCTGAGAACCTGCTCTACTACCACCCCGGGCCAGACTCCAGGCTGCTGGTGACCGACTTTGGATTGGCCACGTTTGGCGGCACAAGCACTGGGTGCGAGCTGTCTGCTGCCGACGTGAGCGGCGGGAGATGCCAGACATCGTGGTCCCTGACAACCACTTGTGGAACGCCGGAGTACTTGGCCCCTGAAGTGCTGCTGAGGAAACCCTATACCTGCGCGGTGGACATGTGGGCTCTGGGTGTGATCGCCTACATCGTGCTGAGCGGGTCGATGCCATTTGAGGACGACAGTCGCACGCGGCTCTACAGATCCATAGTGAGAGGGAAGTTCAGCTTCCATGGAGAT CCTTGGCCCTCCGTGTCCAACCTGGCAAAGGACTTCATCCAGCGCCTGCTGGCTTTGGACTCGGCCACCCGCCTAACTGCTGACCAAGCCATCCGTCACTCTTGGGTGGTCACCATGgcagccagctcctccacaAGGAACCTGCATCGATCTATTTCCCAGAACCTCAGGCACCGGGCATCACGCAGCTCCTCCCGGTGTGCAAGCAGCACCGCAAGCTTCTGCGATGCCAACAGTGGGGGTCTGGGAAAGCTAAacacatcaggaaaaaaaacaaaaaacaagagcagcatCTGGACTGATTCAGCCTTAGAGAGCCGTACAGAATCCAGCCAGAGGGCTCCGGGAACATCAGTG